The following are from one region of the Lacinutrix sp. Bg11-31 genome:
- a CDS encoding NAD-dependent epimerase/dehydratase family protein, with amino-acid sequence MILVTGGTGFVGAHLLFKLLEEKQAVRAIYRNEKKFDTVKRIFSYYTNDAETLFNTIDWVEADLNDIPALTEAFKDITHVYHCAAFVSFEPDKFDLLLKTNVEGTANIVNLSIAFNVIKLCYISSIAAIGEPKPGVATTEDTEWNPEADNSVYAITKYGAELEVWRSTQEGLDAVIVNPGVIIGPGIWNYGSGSIIKTVANGLKYYTKGSVGCVAVSDVVNTLFLLMQSDVKNERFIIVSNNWSYKKLLTICADALAVKPPKKEAESWLLQIGWRLDWLKHKVTGKRRVLTRQLADSLVSESLFNGDKIKAHVDFEYSNLETEIKEVCKLYLKEN; translated from the coding sequence ATGATTTTAGTTACAGGAGGAACCGGATTTGTAGGTGCGCATTTGCTTTTTAAATTATTAGAGGAAAAGCAAGCCGTTCGTGCTATTTATAGAAATGAAAAAAAATTTGATACCGTAAAACGTATTTTCTCCTATTATACCAATGATGCTGAAACACTTTTTAATACTATAGATTGGGTTGAAGCAGATTTAAATGATATTCCAGCTTTAACTGAAGCTTTTAAAGACATTACACACGTTTACCATTGTGCTGCATTCGTATCTTTCGAGCCCGATAAATTCGATTTGTTATTGAAAACAAATGTAGAAGGCACTGCAAACATTGTTAACCTCTCTATTGCTTTTAATGTTATTAAATTGTGTTACATAAGTTCTATTGCTGCCATTGGCGAACCAAAACCTGGCGTTGCAACTACAGAAGATACAGAATGGAATCCTGAAGCGGATAATAGTGTATATGCTATTACTAAATATGGTGCAGAACTAGAAGTTTGGCGAAGTACTCAAGAAGGTTTAGATGCTGTAATTGTTAATCCTGGTGTTATTATTGGTCCTGGTATTTGGAATTATGGAAGTGGCTCTATTATTAAAACTGTAGCTAATGGTTTAAAGTATTACACTAAGGGCAGTGTAGGTTGTGTAGCTGTAAGCGATGTTGTAAACACACTATTCTTACTCATGCAAAGCGATGTTAAAAATGAGCGTTTTATTATAGTATCCAATAATTGGAGTTATAAAAAACTATTGACAATTTGTGCAGACGCTTTAGCTGTAAAACCACCTAAAAAAGAGGCCGAAAGTTGGTTATTGCAAATAGGCTGGAGACTGGATTGGTTAAAACATAAAGTTACAGGAAAAAGAAGAGTTTTAACAAGACAACTTGCAGACTCTTTAGTATCGGAATCTCTATTTAATGGTGATAAAATTAAAGCGCATGTAGATTTTGAATACTCTAATTTAGAAACAGAAATAAAAGAAGTTTGTAAACTTTATTTAAAAGAAAACTAA
- a CDS encoding DUF4296 domain-containing protein — protein MKLKHLSFLLLFLTLSSCYNVVKPNKPNNLISEDNMVNVLVDMAIMSSAKGVNKSRLEKNGIVPDEYIYKKNSIDSLTFAESNAYYAFDIKKYDVIYKRVKDSLTVIRDKYKAIDTKEKEEKKIKDSIKKANVNIDKGINTNPKSKKK, from the coding sequence ATGAAGCTAAAACACCTTTCATTTTTATTATTGTTTTTAACATTAAGCTCTTGTTATAATGTTGTAAAACCAAATAAACCAAATAATCTTATTTCTGAAGACAATATGGTTAATGTATTGGTTGATATGGCTATTATGTCATCGGCTAAAGGTGTTAATAAAAGTAGGCTAGAGAAAAATGGTATTGTTCCAGACGAATACATCTACAAAAAAAATAGTATAGACAGTTTAACTTTTGCAGAAAGTAACGCCTATTATGCTTTCGATATTAAAAAGTACGATGTAATTTACAAACGAGTAAAAGATAGTTTAACTGTTATTAGAGATAAATACAAGGCTATCGATACAAAAGAGAAAGAAGAAAAAAAGATTAAAGATTCTATTAAAAAAGCTAATGTAAATATAGACAAGGGTATAAATACTAATCCTAAATCTAAAAAAAAGTAA
- a CDS encoding dihydroorotase — protein MSDKITLIKNAKIVNEGTIFNGDILIEGEFITKIDTSISAKSSNVNVFDAEGKYVIPGMIDDQVHFREPGLTHKANIETESRAAIAGGITSFIEMPNTNPQTTTIEKLNDKFAIAKETSFANYSFMFGGTNDNLEEILKVDPKQVAGLKLFLGSSTGNMLVDNPEVLEKIFKSTDLLISVHCEDEATIRANTEVYKERYGDDIPVNFHPIIRSEEACYLSSSKAIELAKKTGARLHVFHVSTGKETELFSNKIPLKDKKITAEVCIHHLWFSDKDYDEKGTLIKWNPAVKTEKDREQLLKALLDDRIDVIATDHAPHTLEEKNNVYTKAPSGGPLVQHALPALLEMHHRGQISIEKIVEKTAHNPAILFNVEKRGYVKEGYYADLVIVDLNNPWTVTKDNILYKCGWSPFEGTTFKSRISHTFVNGGLAYKNFKFYDTKYAKQLTFDR, from the coding sequence ATGAGCGATAAAATAACACTTATTAAAAATGCCAAGATTGTAAATGAAGGCACTATTTTTAATGGAGACATATTAATTGAAGGTGAATTTATTACTAAAATTGATACATCTATAAGTGCAAAATCTTCAAATGTAAATGTATTTGATGCCGAAGGGAAGTACGTTATTCCTGGAATGATAGACGATCAAGTGCATTTTAGAGAACCAGGTTTAACGCATAAAGCAAATATAGAAACGGAGTCTCGTGCAGCAATTGCTGGTGGTATTACATCGTTTATCGAAATGCCAAACACCAATCCACAGACTACAACCATAGAAAAGCTTAACGATAAGTTTGCGATAGCAAAAGAAACCTCTTTTGCTAATTACTCTTTTATGTTTGGTGGAACTAACGATAACCTTGAAGAGATTTTAAAAGTCGATCCAAAACAAGTTGCTGGATTAAAATTATTTTTAGGTTCTTCTACAGGAAACATGTTGGTTGATAATCCTGAGGTTTTAGAAAAAATATTTAAAAGTACAGATTTGTTAATTTCTGTTCATTGTGAAGATGAAGCAACAATTAGAGCAAATACAGAAGTGTATAAAGAACGTTATGGTGATGATATCCCTGTTAACTTTCATCCAATAATTAGAAGTGAAGAAGCTTGTTATTTATCGTCTTCAAAAGCTATTGAATTAGCAAAGAAAACTGGAGCAAGATTACATGTGTTTCATGTGTCGACAGGAAAAGAAACAGAATTGTTTAGTAACAAAATTCCGTTAAAAGATAAAAAAATCACTGCCGAAGTTTGTATTCATCATCTTTGGTTTAGCGATAAAGATTACGACGAAAAAGGAACATTAATTAAATGGAATCCTGCAGTTAAAACCGAAAAAGATAGAGAGCAATTACTAAAAGCATTGCTAGACGATAGGATAGATGTAATTGCAACAGATCACGCACCACACACTCTTGAAGAAAAAAACAATGTGTATACTAAAGCGCCTTCTGGAGGACCATTAGTACAACATGCTTTACCTGCTTTGTTAGAAATGCATCATCGTGGACAAATTTCTATTGAGAAAATTGTGGAAAAAACAGCACATAATCCTGCTATTTTATTTAACGTAGAAAAACGTGGGTACGTTAAAGAAGGTTACTATGCAGATTTGGTTATTGTAGATTTAAACAATCCATGGACAGTTACAAAAGATAATATTTTATACAAATGCGGTTGGTCTCCTTTTGAAGGCACAACTTTTAAATCTCGTATTTCTCACACGTTTGTAAATGGTGGATTGGCTTATAAAAACTTCAAGTTTTACGATACTAAATACGCTAAACAATTAACATTCGATAGATAA
- a CDS encoding polyprenol monophosphomannose synthase, translating to MQDAVVIIPTYNEIENIEAIVDAVFSQEKTFHILVVDDNSPDGTADKVRELQQRYPESLFLEVRKEKSGLGTAYIHGFKWCLERKYEYVFEMDADFSHNPKDLIRLYNACHKKGAALSIGSRYVKGINVVNWPLSRIILSYGASIYVKIITGMRIKDSTAGFICYHRSVLESINFDNIKFIGYAFQIEMKFKAYLKHFKIVEVPVIFTDRTKGESKLSTGIISEAVFGVISMKFKSLFNK from the coding sequence ATGCAAGACGCTGTTGTAATTATACCAACTTATAATGAAATTGAAAACATTGAGGCAATTGTCGATGCTGTTTTTAGTCAAGAAAAAACGTTTCATATTCTGGTGGTAGACGATAATTCTCCAGATGGTACAGCAGACAAAGTTAGGGAGCTTCAGCAAAGATATCCTGAGTCTTTATTTTTAGAAGTTAGAAAGGAAAAATCGGGCTTAGGTACTGCATATATTCATGGTTTTAAATGGTGCCTAGAAAGAAAGTATGAGTATGTTTTTGAAATGGACGCTGATTTCTCTCACAATCCCAAAGATCTAATAAGGCTTTACAATGCATGCCACAAAAAAGGAGCTGCTTTAAGCATTGGCTCACGTTATGTGAAAGGTATTAATGTTGTTAATTGGCCTTTAAGCCGAATTATATTATCTTATGGAGCCTCTATTTATGTGAAAATTATTACTGGAATGCGCATAAAAGATAGTACAGCAGGTTTTATTTGTTATCATAGGAGTGTATTAGAAAGTATTAATTTTGATAATATTAAGTTTATAGGTTACGCATTTCAAATTGAAATGAAGTTTAAAGCCTACTTAAAGCATTTTAAAATTGTAGAAGTACCAGTGATTTTTACAGATAGAACAAAAGGAGAATCTAAATTAAGTACTGGTATTATTTCTGAAGCTGTTTTTGGAGTAATCTCAATGAAATTTAAAAGTTTATTCAATAAATAA
- a CDS encoding DUF4271 domain-containing protein yields MLREVLSTELYTISLIICLVLVAIAKLLFPKRFQDFLMLLINFRYLKVYSREQKFIDVFEGLLFTNLIIGLSVFILLCFNLSISIPEAEYLTPPKLAFGIGMLILIKILLERLVSSILNMDSIIDNYIFQKVSYKNFLGLLLIPINAILIYSWYPTRISTSVFIILLILINVYGILIFIKDNLKTIKKNWLYFILYLCALEISPYLVLYKIYTL; encoded by the coding sequence ATGCTAAGAGAAGTACTTTCAACCGAGCTTTATACCATTTCACTAATAATTTGTCTTGTTCTTGTTGCAATCGCTAAACTTTTGTTTCCAAAGCGCTTTCAAGATTTCCTAATGTTGTTAATAAACTTTAGATATTTAAAAGTGTATTCGCGAGAACAAAAATTTATTGATGTGTTCGAAGGCTTACTATTTACAAACCTTATTATAGGATTGTCTGTTTTTATTTTATTATGCTTTAATCTAAGCATAAGCATACCTGAAGCCGAATACTTAACACCTCCTAAACTAGCCTTTGGTATTGGTATGCTAATACTTATTAAAATATTATTAGAGCGTTTAGTGAGTAGTATTCTTAATATGGACTCTATAATCGATAACTACATTTTTCAAAAAGTAAGTTATAAAAATTTCTTAGGTCTACTATTAATCCCTATAAATGCTATTTTAATATATTCTTGGTATCCTACACGAATTAGCACTTCTGTCTTTATAATACTTTTAATATTAATTAATGTTTATGGTATTCTAATATTTATAAAAGATAATCTTAAAACTATAAAAAAGAATTGGCTATATTTTATTTTGTATCTTTGCGCACTTGAAATTTCACCTTATCTAGTTTTGTATAAGATATATACACTATAA
- a CDS encoding uroporphyrinogen-III synthase, giving the protein MKVKTILVSQPEPKIENSPYFDLSERQKVKIDFRPFIHVEGVPSKEIRQQKIDLSKFTAIILTSRNAVDHFFRVAEEMRFKVPDSMKYFCQSEAVAYYLQKYVVYRKRKIYVGKRTFTELSPLIKKYKDENFLLPAADKLKAEVPEVLNALGVKWKEAVFYKTVISDLSDLENVTYDILVFFSPSGIDSLFHNFPDFEQKDTRIAVFGNTTIKAVEAKGLRVDIAAPTPETPSMTMALKKYITIVNKK; this is encoded by the coding sequence ATGAAAGTGAAAACCATTTTAGTATCCCAACCAGAACCTAAAATTGAAAATTCGCCATATTTCGATTTGTCTGAAAGACAGAAAGTTAAAATAGATTTTCGTCCTTTTATTCATGTTGAAGGCGTTCCTTCTAAAGAAATTAGACAACAAAAAATTGATCTTAGTAAGTTTACCGCAATAATATTAACAAGTAGAAATGCAGTCGATCACTTTTTTAGAGTAGCCGAAGAAATGCGTTTTAAAGTACCAGACAGTATGAAGTATTTCTGCCAGTCTGAAGCTGTAGCTTACTACCTTCAAAAATATGTAGTGTATCGAAAACGTAAAATTTATGTTGGTAAACGTACATTTACAGAGCTTTCTCCTTTAATTAAAAAGTATAAAGACGAAAATTTTCTACTTCCTGCTGCAGATAAGCTTAAAGCAGAAGTTCCTGAAGTTTTAAATGCTTTAGGTGTAAAATGGAAAGAAGCTGTTTTTTACAAAACTGTAATTAGCGATTTGTCTGATTTAGAAAATGTAACTTATGATATATTAGTATTCTTTAGCCCAAGTGGTATAGATTCTTTATTTCATAATTTCCCAGATTTCGAACAAAAAGATACTAGAATTGCGGTGTTTGGAAACACTACTATAAAAGCAGTAGAAGCAAAAGGGTTAAGAGTAGATATTGCTGCTCCAACTCCAGAGACTCCTTCTATGACAATGGCTTTAAAGAAGTACATTACAATTGTAAATAAAAAATAA
- the pckA gene encoding phosphoenolpyruvate carboxykinase (ATP): MVNHTQSTKTISLEQYGIKNANVRYQLSPKELQETTIEKGQGVQSSSGALAVNTGEFTGRSPMDRFIVKDDITKDRVWWGNINIPFDSDKFDALYNKVADYLSEKEVFVRDSYACADENYKLNIRVINEYPWSNMFAYNMFLRPTEAELKNFSPEWTVVNAPGFMANPEEDGTRQHNFAILNFEKKIALIGGTGYTGEIKKGIFSALNFILPVFKNTLPMHCSANVGKEGDTSIFFGLSGTGKTTLSTDPDRSLIGDDEHGWTAENTVFNFEGGCYAKVINLSQEQEPEIFGAIKEGAILENVKMNAKGEVDFEDTSITQNTRVSYPIHHIENIRVPSTGENPKNIFFLTADAFGVLPPISKLTPGQAAYHFISGYTAKVAGTEAGITEPVPSFSACFGAPFMPLHPTKYAEMLSRKMQEAGVTVWLVNTGWTGGPYGIGSRMKLKYTRAMITAAMDGSLEEANKGNYHTHSIFKVEQPRTCPNVPTSVLSPRQTWNNDEGYYATADKLARSFKENFKQFEDNANDAILAGAPNVKSETL, encoded by the coding sequence ATGGTAAACCATACACAATCTACGAAAACGATTTCGTTAGAACAATACGGTATTAAGAACGCTAATGTTCGATACCAATTATCTCCTAAAGAATTACAAGAAACAACAATTGAGAAAGGACAAGGTGTGCAATCATCTTCTGGAGCTTTAGCTGTTAATACAGGTGAGTTTACAGGGCGTTCTCCAATGGATCGTTTTATTGTAAAAGACGATATTACAAAAGATCGCGTTTGGTGGGGAAATATAAATATTCCTTTTGATTCAGATAAGTTTGATGCCCTTTATAATAAGGTTGCAGATTATCTTTCTGAAAAAGAAGTGTTTGTAAGAGATAGTTATGCCTGTGCAGATGAAAATTACAAATTGAATATTCGTGTAATTAATGAGTATCCTTGGAGTAACATGTTTGCTTATAATATGTTTTTACGTCCAACTGAAGCAGAGTTAAAAAACTTCTCTCCAGAATGGACAGTAGTAAACGCTCCTGGTTTTATGGCTAATCCTGAAGAGGATGGAACACGCCAACATAACTTTGCAATTTTAAATTTCGAAAAGAAAATTGCGCTTATTGGTGGAACGGGTTATACTGGTGAAATTAAAAAAGGTATTTTTTCGGCTTTAAATTTTATTCTTCCTGTATTTAAAAATACGTTACCAATGCACTGTAGTGCAAATGTTGGTAAAGAAGGAGATACATCTATTTTCTTTGGTTTATCTGGAACTGGAAAAACAACTTTGTCTACAGATCCTGACAGAAGTTTAATTGGTGACGATGAACACGGTTGGACTGCCGAAAACACAGTTTTTAACTTTGAAGGTGGTTGTTACGCTAAAGTAATAAACCTATCTCAAGAACAAGAACCAGAAATTTTTGGAGCAATAAAAGAAGGAGCTATTCTTGAAAATGTTAAAATGAATGCTAAAGGTGAAGTAGATTTTGAAGATACTTCAATTACTCAAAATACAAGAGTAAGTTATCCAATTCATCATATTGAAAATATTAGAGTACCATCAACAGGTGAAAACCCTAAAAATATCTTCTTTTTAACAGCAGATGCTTTTGGTGTATTGCCTCCAATTTCAAAATTAACACCAGGTCAAGCTGCTTACCATTTTATTTCTGGTTACACTGCTAAAGTAGCAGGAACAGAAGCTGGTATTACAGAGCCTGTACCAAGCTTTTCGGCATGTTTTGGTGCGCCATTTATGCCATTACATCCTACAAAGTACGCAGAGATGTTAAGTCGTAAAATGCAGGAAGCTGGTGTAACTGTTTGGTTAGTAAACACTGGTTGGACTGGTGGACCTTACGGTATTGGTAGTAGAATGAAATTAAAGTATACACGTGCAATGATTACTGCTGCTATGGATGGTTCTTTAGAAGAAGCAAACAAAGGAAATTACCATACACATTCTATTTTTAAAGTAGAACAACCAAGAACTTGTCCTAATGTACCAACATCTGTTTTAAGTCCAAGACAAACATGGAATAATGATGAAGGTTATTATGCAACTGCAGATAAATTAGCACGTTCGTTTAAAGAGAATTTTAAACAGTTTGAAGACAATGCTAATGATGCTATTTTAGCTGGTGCTCCAAATGTTAAATCAGAAACACTTTAG
- a CDS encoding DUF423 domain-containing protein, whose translation MNKKMLILASIFGLLAVIIGAFAAHGLRPKISATSLQSFETGVRYQMYHAFLLLFIGNMEVVNRRNKKIIYYLVLFGVLLFSGSIYALATNSLTGFDFKSIGFITPLGGLLLILAWLVLLINFAKASKN comes from the coding sequence ATGAACAAAAAGATGTTAATTTTAGCTTCAATTTTTGGCCTGTTGGCTGTAATAATAGGTGCGTTTGCAGCTCATGGTTTAAGGCCAAAAATTTCTGCAACGTCATTACAATCCTTCGAAACTGGGGTGAGATACCAAATGTATCACGCATTTTTGCTTCTTTTTATTGGGAATATGGAAGTTGTTAACAGAAGAAATAAAAAAATAATTTATTATTTAGTACTATTTGGTGTGCTTCTTTTTTCGGGCTCAATTTATGCTTTAGCAACGAATAGCCTTACTGGTTTTGACTTTAAATCTATTGGTTTTATTACACCTTTAGGAGGGTTGTTGCTTATTTTGGCATGGCTAGTATTGTTAATAAACTTTGCAAAAGCAAGTAAGAATTAA